One genomic segment of Rivularia sp. PCC 7116 includes these proteins:
- a CDS encoding ATP-binding protein: MLSYTTSQLFDLNAIVKASEAIQSEMDIENLPSAALEIILETASAQKGCLILEKDQQLFIEAIKNNEDSNKIIAKSMPVATCVDIPQEIINHAIIFQESIVIQNATDSIYSHDIYIERHKSKSILCIPINFQSKFIGIIYLENTLKTNAFTLFKQETIKILVSQVAIAVKNARLFASEQEKSRILKFRTEIDSNLARSSDLQQMLQKCTEIMLSYLDMAFVRIWIHNPQEKVLKLQASAGMYTHIDGSHSRIPVGKYKIGLIATENKPHITNSVQTDARISDKQWAIREGMVAFAGYPLIADSELMGVVAMFSKQTISQSVLDVLSFIAKEIATAIKRKNIEEALQQQEQQYRSIFETVNDGLSIFDLETGKAVAVNPTLCQMYGYSSEEFITLNASDYIHSDCLYLFDDFVVTIKSGEDFSCQAVVIHKNGTLFDIEIKATSFIYNGKLHALVIARDIRERNQAQQALKQRTRELEQALVQLQSTQSQLIQTEKISQLGQLVAGVAHEVNNPVSFISGNLSHAENYTKDLFGLLNLYQQEFPSPGDTIEEEIEAIDLEYLAEDLPKMISSMKLGTDRIKDIMLSLRNYSRTSSDEKKAVNLHEGLDTTLMILSHRLKAKPQRPAIQIVKNYAELPLVECYYGQINQVFMNLISNAVDALDESNQGKTYEEVSQNPNMITITTEKDDSWATIIIADNGTGIPLQIKEKLFDAFFTTKVEGKGTGLGLSISYQIITQKHGGTLDCITSPGNGARFIIKIPV; the protein is encoded by the coding sequence ATGCTTTCCTATACCACCAGTCAACTTTTTGACTTAAATGCGATTGTAAAAGCTTCGGAAGCTATACAAAGCGAAATGGATATAGAAAATCTACCTAGTGCAGCATTAGAAATTATTTTAGAAACAGCCAGCGCTCAAAAGGGTTGTTTAATTCTAGAAAAAGACCAGCAATTATTTATAGAAGCGATAAAGAATAACGAAGATAGCAACAAAATAATCGCAAAATCAATGCCCGTTGCTACTTGCGTTGATATACCTCAAGAAATCATTAATCATGCAATCATTTTTCAAGAAAGTATAGTTATTCAGAACGCCACAGATTCTATTTATAGCCATGATATTTATATTGAGCGCCATAAATCTAAATCTATTTTATGTATACCAATAAATTTTCAAAGCAAATTTATTGGTATTATTTATTTGGAGAATACTCTTAAAACCAATGCATTTACACTGTTCAAACAAGAAACTATTAAAATTCTTGTTTCTCAAGTTGCGATCGCAGTCAAAAATGCTCGTTTATTTGCTAGCGAACAAGAAAAATCACGCATCCTGAAATTTAGAACCGAAATCGATTCAAATCTAGCAAGAAGCAGCGATTTACAGCAAATGCTGCAAAAATGTACGGAGATTATGCTTTCTTATCTAGATATGGCATTTGTGAGAATTTGGATTCATAATCCCCAAGAAAAAGTTTTAAAATTACAAGCAAGTGCTGGTATGTATACGCATATAGACGGTTCTCACAGTCGCATACCAGTAGGCAAATATAAAATAGGTTTAATTGCTACAGAAAATAAACCCCATATTACTAATTCGGTTCAAACTGATGCAAGAATAAGTGATAAGCAATGGGCTATTCGCGAAGGAATGGTAGCTTTTGCTGGATATCCATTAATTGCTGATTCGGAACTTATGGGTGTTGTAGCAATGTTTTCTAAGCAAACTATCAGTCAAAGTGTTCTTGATGTACTAAGTTTCATCGCCAAAGAAATTGCTACTGCTATAAAACGTAAAAATATAGAAGAAGCTTTACAACAACAAGAACAACAATACCGCAGCATTTTTGAAACAGTGAATGATGGATTATCAATATTTGATTTAGAAACTGGTAAGGCAGTTGCTGTAAATCCGACATTATGTCAAATGTATGGTTATTCGAGTGAAGAATTTATAACTCTAAATGCTTCTGATTACATTCACTCAGATTGTCTTTATCTATTTGATGATTTTGTTGTAACTATAAAATCTGGTGAGGATTTTTCTTGCCAAGCCGTTGTTATCCATAAAAACGGTACGCTGTTTGATATCGAGATCAAAGCTACATCTTTCATTTACAATGGTAAACTTCATGCACTGGTAATTGCGCGAGATATTCGCGAACGCAATCAAGCACAACAAGCTTTAAAACAGCGCACTCGGGAATTAGAACAAGCTTTAGTGCAGTTACAATCGACTCAATCGCAACTAATACAAACTGAAAAAATCTCTCAACTCGGGCAATTAGTTGCTGGTGTTGCTCACGAAGTAAATAACCCAGTCAGTTTTATTTCCGGCAACTTATCCCATGCCGAAAATTATACAAAAGATTTATTTGGCTTACTAAATTTATATCAACAGGAATTTCCAAGTCCAGGAGATACTATCGAAGAAGAAATTGAAGCAATCGATTTAGAATACCTAGCCGAAGATTTGCCTAAAATGATTTCTTCGATGAAATTAGGAACTGACCGTATTAAAGATATTATGTTGTCGTTACGCAATTATTCGCGTACTAGTTCCGATGAGAAAAAGGCTGTTAATTTACATGAAGGTCTCGATACTACCTTAATGATTTTATCTCATCGTCTTAAGGCTAAACCGCAACGTCCGGCAATTCAAATTGTCAAAAATTATGCCGAACTACCTTTAGTTGAATGCTATTACGGTCAAATAAACCAAGTATTTATGAATTTGATTTCTAATGCTGTTGATGCTTTGGATGAATCGAATCAAGGGAAAACCTATGAAGAAGTGAGTCAAAACCCGAATATGATTACAATCACTACCGAAAAAGATGATAGCTGGGCAACTATAATTATTGCAGACAATGGAACCGGAATTCCTCTACAAATCAAAGAAAAGTTATTCGATGCCTTTTTCACAACTAAAGTCGAAGGAAAAGGAACTGGTTTGGGATTATCGATTAGCTATCAAATTATCACCCAAAAGCACGGCGGTACTTTAGATTGTATTACCTCACCAGGAAACGGGGCTAGATTTATAATTAAAATTCCAGTTTAA
- the def gene encoding peptide deformylase: MVVKPLVYHPNSLLREVSSKIDVFDSGLQVLVEDLIDTMLAEDSMGLAAPQIGELKRVFVLNKKRIAGNKSKNYQPEDILCIVNPEIEHQENLIDSSEGCLSFPGRRETVKRFNNIRLKAVNRENHPFTLDGDGMLSILVQHEIDHLNGILFIDR; encoded by the coding sequence ATGGTTGTTAAACCTCTCGTTTATCATCCCAATTCTTTGCTTAGAGAAGTATCAAGTAAAATTGATGTTTTTGATTCAGGCTTGCAAGTTTTGGTTGAAGATTTGATTGATACTATGCTTGCAGAGGATTCTATGGGATTAGCTGCGCCTCAAATTGGAGAATTGAAGCGGGTATTTGTTTTAAATAAGAAACGTATTGCAGGAAATAAAAGCAAAAATTATCAACCTGAAGATATATTGTGTATCGTGAATCCCGAAATAGAGCATCAAGAAAATCTTATTGACTCCAGCGAAGGATGCTTAAGTTTTCCAGGAAGACGAGAAACAGTTAAACGCTTTAATAATATCAGATTAAAGGCTGTAAATCGAGAAAATCATCCTTTTACTCTTGATGGTGATGGAATGCTGTCGATTCTTGTTCAACATGAAATCGACCATTTGAATGGAATTCTTTTTATTGATAGGTAA
- a CDS encoding Tab2/Atab2 family RNA-binding protein, translating to MGSIWELDYYSRPILDENKKKVWEVLICETPLDISSKTDSLFRYAKYCSSATVNSVWLQTALQEAIGKAGEAPVKIRFFRRQMNNMITKACEEIGIPAQTSRRTLALNQWLQQRMDEVYPQEAGYQGGTNPSVRLESPLPQRLPDALEGEQLQFVTLSAADFADMPEWNIDFGEAFPLDLAGISSENKIPGVLIFSNRALPIAAWMSGLELAWLRFDSSKTGRLLLETGATESWILANIKNPQMLLEAQNFEQAKQKANGVHFIGVQSDPTSESFAGFWLLREI from the coding sequence ATGGGCAGCATTTGGGAACTCGATTACTACTCGCGTCCGATTTTGGACGAAAATAAAAAGAAAGTTTGGGAAGTGTTGATTTGTGAAACTCCTTTGGATATCAGCAGTAAAACTGATTCCTTATTTCGCTACGCTAAATACTGTTCTAGTGCAACGGTGAATTCTGTATGGCTGCAAACTGCGTTGCAAGAAGCGATAGGTAAAGCAGGAGAAGCACCGGTTAAAATCCGCTTTTTCCGCCGTCAAATGAACAATATGATTACTAAAGCTTGTGAGGAGATTGGTATTCCTGCCCAAACAAGTCGTCGGACATTAGCGTTAAACCAATGGCTACAACAGCGAATGGATGAAGTTTATCCTCAAGAAGCAGGTTACCAAGGAGGTACTAATCCCTCAGTCAGATTGGAATCTCCTTTACCCCAACGCTTACCCGATGCTTTGGAGGGAGAACAATTACAATTTGTGACCTTGAGTGCTGCGGATTTTGCGGATATGCCAGAGTGGAATATTGATTTTGGTGAGGCTTTTCCTTTAGATTTAGCTGGCATTTCATCGGAAAATAAAATTCCTGGTGTTTTGATTTTTTCTAATAGAGCATTACCTATCGCAGCTTGGATGTCTGGCTTAGAGTTAGCCTGGTTAAGATTTGATAGTTCCAAAACAGGCAGGTTGCTTCTGGAAACGGGTGCCACTGAAAGCTGGATTTTAGCCAATATTAAAAATCCACAAATGCTCTTGGAAGCACAAAATTTTGAACAAGCCAAGCAAAAGGCTAACGGGGTTCATTTTATTGGAGTACAGTCAGATCCAACTTCGGAATCTTTTGCAGGTTTTTGGCTGTTAAGAGAAATTTGA
- a CDS encoding DegT/DnrJ/EryC1/StrS aminotransferase family protein: MIQSVDSIPAFDNKQQYSTIAAEVSEAVLNVLSSGRYIGGPLVEELEQNLAAHTNVSECVACNSGTDALYLALRAYNIGAGDEVITTPFTFVATCETISAVGAKPVFVDIDAATFNLDLQQVAAAITPSTKAIIPVHLFGQPVDMTSLMAIAKANNLLVIEDCAQSTGAMWDKQKVGSIGDIGCFSFYPTKNLGGCGDGGAITINNAEIAQKLRVLKDHGQKSKYHYEEIGVNSRLDSIQAAILLIKLRYLDVWNQQRQKIAARYHELLSKVPGIVTPEELSGGTGVWNQYTIRVKNGRRDLLHHRLKEKGVNTAIYYPRPLHLQPVYQSLGYQPGQLPVAEQACNEVLSLPMFPELSEEQQDRVVYSIKKVMG; the protein is encoded by the coding sequence ATGATCCAAAGTGTAGATTCTATTCCAGCTTTTGATAACAAACAGCAATATTCTACAATCGCAGCAGAAGTTAGCGAGGCAGTTTTAAATGTTCTATCTTCAGGGCGTTATATTGGTGGTCCTTTAGTTGAAGAATTAGAACAAAATCTAGCGGCTCATACGAATGTCAGCGAATGTGTAGCCTGTAATTCTGGTACGGATGCTCTTTATTTAGCTTTAAGAGCTTACAATATCGGTGCGGGTGATGAGGTCATTACTACACCTTTCACCTTTGTGGCAACTTGTGAAACTATTAGTGCAGTAGGTGCAAAGCCTGTATTCGTGGATATTGATGCAGCTACTTTCAATTTGGATTTACAGCAAGTAGCAGCAGCGATAACACCATCAACTAAAGCTATTATTCCGGTTCATTTGTTCGGACAACCGGTGGATATGACATCCTTAATGGCAATAGCTAAAGCCAACAACTTGTTAGTAATAGAAGATTGCGCTCAGTCAACCGGAGCAATGTGGGATAAGCAAAAAGTAGGAAGTATCGGAGATATCGGTTGCTTCAGCTTTTATCCGACAAAAAATTTAGGCGGATGCGGTGATGGTGGTGCAATTACCATCAATAATGCAGAAATAGCTCAAAAATTGCGAGTCTTAAAAGACCACGGTCAAAAAAGCAAATACCACTACGAAGAAATTGGTGTAAATAGCAGATTAGATTCTATTCAAGCAGCTATTTTGCTAATTAAATTGCGTTATTTAGATGTTTGGAACCAACAAAGACAGAAAATAGCTGCTCGCTACCACGAACTACTTAGTAAAGTTCCGGGTATCGTAACTCCTGAAGAATTGTCTGGAGGTACCGGAGTCTGGAATCAGTACACCATCCGGGTTAAGAATGGTAGAAGAGATTTATTACACCATCGGCTAAAAGAAAAAGGTGTAAATACAGCAATTTACTATCCTCGTCCTTTACATTTACAGCCAGTTTATCAAAGTCTGGGTTATCAACCGGGACAATTACCGGTAGCAGAACAAGCTTGCAACGAAGTTTTATCTTTACCAATGTTCCCAGAATTATCTGAAGAACAGCAAGATCGGGTAGTTTATAGCATCAAGAAAGTCATGGGTTAA
- the fetB gene encoding iron export ABC transporter permease subunit FetB — MSELIELDFLDLAIAIGLMAIAIGLSIWQKIGLELNLAFATVRTILQLLVLGYILDFVLALNNLWAVLAILAVMLTLAAVVAKNRITQKMPRILPLVWGSMFLSTAFTLIYATFLIIQPDRWFQPQYVIPLAGVVLGNAMNAAAIAGERFVSTINASHTEIETHLSLGATPQQAIKQYKKDSIRAGLIPTINQMMIIGMVTIPGFMSGLIISGVDYDKQPFQVAAEAASYQILLMFMVALSNLLTTIVLTKALSHQFFNKEAQLIG, encoded by the coding sequence ATGTCAGAATTGATAGAACTAGATTTTTTAGACTTGGCTATTGCAATAGGATTAATGGCTATAGCAATTGGTTTATCTATTTGGCAAAAAATCGGGCTGGAACTAAATTTAGCTTTTGCCACCGTCAGAACTATACTCCAGTTGCTAGTTTTGGGATACATTTTAGACTTCGTTCTTGCTTTAAATAATTTATGGGCTGTTTTGGCGATTTTAGCAGTAATGCTGACTCTTGCGGCAGTTGTCGCCAAAAATCGCATTACTCAAAAAATGCCGAGAATTTTGCCTTTGGTGTGGGGTTCCATGTTCTTGAGTACTGCATTTACCTTAATCTACGCAACTTTTTTGATAATCCAACCCGATAGATGGTTCCAACCGCAGTACGTGATTCCCCTAGCTGGAGTTGTATTGGGTAATGCCATGAATGCAGCCGCGATCGCAGGAGAGCGTTTTGTCAGTACAATCAATGCCAGCCATACTGAAATCGAAACTCATTTGAGCTTGGGAGCAACTCCGCAACAAGCTATCAAGCAGTATAAAAAAGATTCAATCCGTGCTGGTTTGATTCCTACTATCAATCAAATGATGATAATCGGAATGGTAACAATACCCGGATTCATGAGTGGATTAATAATTAGTGGGGTTGATTACGACAAACAACCATTTCAAGTTGCAGCAGAAGCCGCATCATACCAAATTTTACTGATGTTTATGGTAGCACTCAGCAACCTATTAACAACAATTGTGCTTACTAAAGCTCTTTCTCATCAGTTTTTTAACAAAGAAGCGCAATTAATCGGGTAG
- a CDS encoding TldD/PmbA family protein, which yields MTNNLAEQLLELATKAGATEAEVYQSHSLSKPVFFEANRLKQLESNQSTGTALRLWYENRPGLTVANGPVAAETMVAKAIALSKLNQPEEAKLTGNSEFVYPNLGEDVPASKLAEWGKQTIDLIRDVYPDVICNGDWECDLETTRLVNTQGLDSHYTDTTLSCYVSAEWVRGDDFLSVADGQTERGKLNPDGLAQQILQRLNWAKSNVEIPLNRIPVLFTSKAADMLWGTLQAALNGKRVLEGSSPWVERVDKPVVSPLLTLYQEPNAGPYSCPFDDEGTPTRDLVFVQDGILQNFYCDRATGNQLNMDTTGNGFRPSLSSYPTPGLFNFLIKPGSGSLQQLIKEMDSGLIVDQILGGGGGISGDFSINIDLGYYVQNGQVTGRVKDTMVSGNVYTALKHLIKLGGDAEWNGSCYTPSLIVDGLSCTGKNSS from the coding sequence ATGACTAATAATTTGGCAGAACAGTTGCTGGAGCTAGCAACGAAAGCTGGTGCGACTGAAGCGGAGGTATATCAATCGCATTCGCTTTCTAAACCAGTTTTTTTTGAAGCAAACCGCCTTAAACAACTTGAAAGCAATCAAAGTACGGGTACTGCATTACGATTATGGTACGAAAATCGTCCGGGGCTTACTGTGGCAAATGGCCCCGTTGCAGCGGAAACTATGGTGGCAAAGGCTATTGCTTTAAGTAAGTTAAATCAGCCTGAAGAAGCAAAATTAACTGGTAATTCTGAATTTGTTTACCCAAACCTTGGAGAAGATGTACCTGCTTCCAAGTTAGCGGAATGGGGAAAACAGACTATTGATTTGATTCGCGATGTTTACCCAGATGTTATTTGTAATGGTGATTGGGAATGCGATTTAGAAACCACAAGGTTAGTCAACACTCAAGGCTTGGATTCTCACTATACTGATACCACCCTCAGCTGCTATGTTTCCGCAGAGTGGGTAAGAGGTGATGATTTTTTAAGCGTTGCGGATGGGCAAACCGAACGCGGAAAACTCAATCCCGATGGATTAGCCCAACAAATTTTACAGCGATTAAATTGGGCAAAGTCCAATGTAGAAATACCATTGAATCGCATCCCAGTTTTGTTTACTTCTAAAGCTGCCGATATGCTTTGGGGTACTTTGCAAGCTGCACTGAATGGTAAACGAGTCTTAGAAGGTTCTTCTCCTTGGGTTGAGCGTGTGGATAAACCAGTGGTTTCGCCTTTGCTTACTCTTTACCAAGAGCCTAATGCTGGACCTTATAGCTGTCCCTTTGACGACGAAGGTACCCCTACCCGCGATTTAGTTTTTGTTCAAGATGGAATATTGCAAAATTTTTACTGCGATCGCGCTACGGGGAATCAGTTAAATATGGATACTACTGGTAATGGTTTTCGCCCAAGTTTAAGTAGTTATCCCACTCCGGGGTTATTTAACTTTCTGATAAAACCGGGAAGTGGAAGTTTGCAGCAATTAATTAAAGAAATGGATAGCGGCTTGATTGTAGACCAAATACTGGGTGGAGGTGGAGGAATCTCTGGTGATTTTTCTATCAATATTGACTTGGGCTATTACGTCCAAAATGGTCAAGTAACCGGACGTGTTAAAGATACTATGGTATCCGGTAATGTTTACACAGCTTTAAAGCACTTAATTAAACTTGGTGGAGATGCTGAGTGGAATGGTTCTTGTTACACTCCATCTTTGATAGTTGATGGATTATCCTGCACTGGTAAAAATAGTTCGTAA
- a CDS encoding DUF561 domain-containing protein, with product MIMNSTLERAFTNRRVLKVISGLNNFDTNRVAATVKAAHQGGATFLDIAADAELVKMAKKLTDLPICVSAVEPEKFLKAVASGADLIEIGNFDSFYAQGIRFEASEVLALTKQTRALLPRITLSVTVPHILTLDRQVQLAEELVKAGADIIQTEGGTSSKPQNAGTLGLIEKASPTLAAAYEISRAVSVPVLCASGISSVTAPLAIAAGAAGVGVGSAINQLSSEVAMIAAVRSLVEAIQTEKKVLS from the coding sequence ATGATTATGAATTCTACACTAGAACGTGCATTTACCAATCGTCGCGTACTTAAAGTCATCAGCGGCTTGAATAACTTTGATACTAACCGAGTTGCTGCAACCGTGAAAGCTGCACACCAAGGTGGTGCAACTTTTCTTGATATCGCAGCTGATGCTGAACTGGTAAAAATGGCAAAAAAATTAACCGATCTGCCAATATGTGTATCGGCTGTAGAACCCGAAAAATTTCTCAAAGCAGTTGCATCTGGTGCTGACTTAATCGAAATTGGTAATTTCGATTCTTTCTACGCTCAAGGAATTAGATTTGAAGCCTCCGAAGTTTTAGCATTAACAAAGCAAACCCGCGCATTACTTCCTAGAATTACCCTTTCCGTTACCGTTCCCCATATTCTGACATTAGATCGACAGGTACAGTTAGCCGAAGAATTAGTAAAAGCAGGTGCGGATATTATTCAAACAGAAGGTGGTACCAGCAGCAAACCTCAAAATGCAGGTACTTTAGGATTAATTGAAAAAGCATCTCCGACATTAGCGGCAGCTTACGAAATTTCTCGCGCTGTTTCGGTTCCCGTACTCTGCGCTTCGGGTATTTCTAGCGTTACCGCACCCTTAGCAATTGCTGCTGGTGCTGCTGGTGTTGGAGTGGGTTCGGCAATCAACCAGCTGTCGAGTGAAGTTGCCATGATTGCTGCTGTACGTAGTTTAGTTGAAGCGATTCAGACAGAAAAGAAGGTTTTGAGCTAG